One stretch of Microbacterium faecale DNA includes these proteins:
- a CDS encoding DMT family transporter, producing the protein MHWVILFISAVLEAVWATALGASDGLSRPVPTAIFLVALAASMLGLGWAMREIPIGTAYALWTGLGAALTVAYAMATGAEPITFWRVLFLAGIVGAAIGLKLLPTDERGGDEAAVATE; encoded by the coding sequence ATGCACTGGGTGATCCTCTTCATCAGCGCCGTGCTCGAGGCCGTCTGGGCGACGGCGCTCGGTGCGAGCGACGGCCTCTCGCGGCCAGTTCCGACTGCCATATTCCTCGTCGCGCTCGCCGCGAGCATGCTCGGACTCGGCTGGGCCATGCGCGAGATCCCGATCGGCACCGCGTACGCGCTCTGGACGGGACTCGGCGCAGCACTGACCGTGGCGTACGCGATGGCAACGGGTGCCGAGCCGATCACGTTCTGGCGCGTCCTCTTCCTCGCCGGCATCGTCGGCGCGGCCATCGGGTTGAAGCTCCTCCCGACGGACGAACGGGGCGGCGACGAGGCGGCCGTGGCGACGGAATAG
- a CDS encoding DMT family transporter has protein sequence MEWIVLIASGLLEAVWATALSASKGFRKLWPSVLFVISLAASMAGLAYAMNAIPTGTAYAVWVGIGAVLTVVLAVFRREERMTILRGALLALLVASVIGLKAVS, from the coding sequence ATGGAATGGATCGTGCTGATCGCCTCGGGTCTGCTCGAGGCGGTGTGGGCCACCGCGCTGTCTGCTTCCAAAGGCTTCCGGAAGCTGTGGCCGTCGGTGCTGTTCGTCATCTCGCTGGCCGCGAGCATGGCGGGACTCGCGTATGCGATGAACGCGATCCCGACCGGTACTGCCTACGCGGTGTGGGTCGGGATCGGGGCCGTGCTGACGGTCGTCCTCGCCGTGTTCCGTCGGGAAGAGCGGATGACGATCCTGCGCGGAGCACTGCTCGCGCTGCTCGTCGCGAGCGTCATCGGGCTGAAGGCGGTGTCCTGA
- the tmk gene encoding dTMP kinase — MSGDARGLWVTFEGGDGSGKTTQAELLRAWCEDEGHRVVRTREPGGTDVGQTIRELVLHHRGDIGPRAEALLFAADRSHHVAALVAPALARGEVVIQDRYLDSSVAYQGAARSLGAEEVRELSLWATGGALPDVTVLLDLDPVAARARLDADDKPFDRLEAEKSDFHARVRDAYLALADADPERFLVLDATASAEDLAARIRERVAPLL; from the coding sequence ATGAGCGGCGACGCGCGCGGCCTCTGGGTCACCTTCGAAGGCGGCGACGGCTCGGGCAAGACCACCCAGGCTGAGCTGTTGCGCGCGTGGTGCGAGGACGAGGGGCACCGTGTTGTCCGCACCCGTGAGCCGGGCGGCACGGATGTCGGGCAGACGATCCGCGAGCTCGTCCTGCATCACCGCGGCGACATCGGGCCGCGCGCGGAAGCCTTGCTCTTTGCCGCCGACCGCTCCCATCACGTCGCAGCGCTTGTCGCGCCGGCTCTCGCCCGCGGCGAGGTCGTGATCCAGGACCGCTACCTCGACTCGTCCGTCGCGTACCAGGGCGCGGCGCGCTCGCTCGGTGCCGAGGAGGTGCGCGAGCTGTCGCTCTGGGCGACGGGGGGCGCGCTGCCCGACGTCACGGTGCTGCTGGACCTCGATCCTGTCGCCGCGCGCGCACGTCTCGACGCGGACGACAAACCGTTCGATCGGCTCGAAGCCGAGAAGTCCGACTTCCACGCGCGGGTCCGCGACGCGTATCTCGCGCTCGCGGACGCCGATCCCGAGCGGTTCCTCGTCCTTGACGCAACCGCTTCCGCGGAGGACCTCGCCGCGCGGATCCGCGAGCGCGTCGCGCCGCTGTTGTGA